CTCTCCGAGCCCGGGCTTCGTCCCAAAAAAATCTACGATGCAAACATCTCGACACTACTTGACAATTTAAATGGAAAAGGCTCTCGTCCAACGAAGCGTGTCCGTTGACTTTGTCGCCACTAGAAAATATCTTGTAAAGTTTCGCCCCTCTCTGGCGCCGATGCGCAAGACGGCGTCGTCTTGCTGTGAAAACTTTGCCGTCTCGGAGAAAGTGCATGCACAGCTCCGTTCAGCTCGACGTCTACCTGCCAGTTCCATCGAGGTAACAACAAGGAAAACAGCAAACTCACACGCTGGCTTCTCCACTCTCTGACTCTAGCGTGACCCTAGAAGAGTAGCAAGGATTGTTCCACAGGATGCGTCGCCATCTCAACAACTTTCGGTGTGTATGCGACATGAGCTTGGCGTTTGAGCACACTGTTGGCGGTCTACGGGGGCATCGGCGCTCCCCCGCAGATTGCGACAATCAAGAAACGACATACCGGCCGCCAATGATCGCCTTTATTGAAACGCAGCTCTTTGGCTGAGACGGAATGACCCAAGAGTGCAAGAAAAGCTTGCAGGGAATCCGGAGGGGGCTTTGACCCTGCCTGCTAggttcctcgtcgtccgcgccgcgctcacCCAGCGGCCGAAAGCGCAGGCCGAGCCGTGGAGCACGGGGGAGCAGGTGCTGAATGGAGAAGGGAAGAACATGTTTCCTCTAGAGTTTGACCTCTGTCGGTCGACTCGTGTGGAAAGTACCTAAATTGGTGGTCTTTTTTCTGGAAGCAGCTTCGCGTGGCCAAATATCACATGCTAAACGGCCCTTCATCAGCTAACTGCATCCCTGGTCTTCCGCACTGCACTTTAATGAAAGGCTCAAACCGACCACCGCTGTACAGGGATACACGCAGCAAAGTTATGCAGTCAGTTTTCCATGATAAATTATGATAATACAGCTTACACCCTCAAATGGCACGCAGACAGTGCCGCCCCGTCCGACTGCGCATCGCAGCCTGTCGCCGCAGACAGGCCCGTACAAAGCGACGGAGCTCAGCTCAACCGTCGACAAGAGAAGGGAGAACGTGGTTTGGTGTAAGATCGTTTCTTGCGGCGGCTAACCGTCACATCGAGTTCTGTTCTCTATACAGCGGTTACACTTCCTGTGATCCCTGTGCGGCCATTGCGTCTGACCAGATCCGCGCCACCGACCGGCGCTTCAGCCTGGCTTTTGAGTCATACCAATAAGCACACTCGCGGCCACTTTAGTAGAGGGAATTCACTAGTCTGCCTTTCATTCTCCAACTTCGAATGGTCCTCAATGGGTCTTGTTCTATGCATAATCTGCGGGCGACGGAAAGACGATTGGAACCTTagctctgcgcacgcgctaTATGATGTCGTTGACGGTAGTCATGTAGAGGAATTTCAAAGCCAAAGTAGCCACGTGGGAAGTTCTGTTACAACTGAAGTTGCTTCCAAGGGGGCACGATAACTGTTACTGGTGTTTCGCCTGCTGGTGGCTACACCTCGCGAGCATCCGCAGTTGTACTGTGGCGCCACGCGTGTTTCATCCAAGCAAAGGTGACTTCCTGTTTGCTCTCAACAGGCACTCTTCACTACCGAACTACGGCAAAAACGTAGTAATATTCTCGGAACATGGGAACCGCGAGTACAAGCAAAGGTgacggcgcatgcgctccTCCCCTAGAAACAACGTAACGTGCCCAACTCACagccgcaggacgcgagCAAAGAAAAATGCAAGACTGTCCTCGCCCAGGCCTTCTGGCCCCGCCATCCCACTCGTAAAATGTAAAGAGTTTCTGCGTCGTATAGCTCCGAAAATCGGACTGAAAAAAAGCCGTCGTTTTTATCGCTTCGTCTTTGCCTCCCACCCGTGTACCACTCTAACATATTAAACATGCAAGCGGTAGGGGACGGTGTTTTCACTCTCATGCTCACCACTAGGTGAAATGTTATCAACGGAGCGTGAGCGTGCTCATGCCTTTACACTCCTTGAATGACACATTAGACCACACACACCTAAGGTGGGAGGCGGGGTGAACCACTGAACACTCCGCAGTGGCCctcggagggggggggggggtggggggtgGGGGCGGATCCGTTGTGGCGCACGTCCCTCTTCGTTGTTGTGCCATCTGGCCGCCCCTAGACAGACACATGTGCTGTGCAGCTGGCGATTCCTGGAAAGTAATACGTCCCGGCTGGCTTGCTGATGTGATGCAGTGCCAAATCTACTGCCACTATTGCATTCAAGTACAGAAGTGGGGGGACACCACTCCATCTAGACAGTTGAAGAAAGGAAAACCGTAGATCGCCTCTCTTCAGCCGGGGCGTGGTGAGTCCTTTGCCACATAAATACTGCACCAAAGTTACACCCAATTCAGCGTCCTCACCGCAGTTTCTCAACGTGTACGCGGACGTACGCAGAACACCATTTTAAGGTGCATAGACACGATCTCCGTACATAATGATGAACGCCCCACAACTACGGTATTCTACGGCACTGATACAAGGGAACCCGTCCATTTCGTGCCGCTGGAGGACGCTCTATCTGGATCGACGTATCACAAGCAACGCTGTCAACTAGAAACGACCCGCCTGGAAAACTTCTAGTGATAACAGGTCCTTGCATTGTAGCAGGAATTGACTTCAGCGAACAACTTTCAGCCTGTGACGTTCACTGGCGGACACGCGTTGCGAGTATTATTAGCACGATGTCTGCCGACGCAAGCGCGACCTTTATGCGGACGCCATCTTCTCGCGCCTTTCGCGTTGCTGCAAGCATCGAACACATCCAAGGCGACAATGGACACTGGTATGATTCCACACGATTACTTGATCCAGGCTGCGTACGATTCATCTGATAGAGTGCGCTAGGGGAGTGAGCCGCAAGAAAATAGGGGGACAATACAGGTGGTGCGCGACAATAACCCCAGGGAGCGAACAGAACACGGTGATACCATGCTTTGTCTCTTATATCCCGATATCCCATTTCGGATGAAGCCAATACaaagagacgcagcgaaCTCCGCTGTCACAGCTAATGCAGAGGAGCACCCCTGAAGCAAATGACACCAACCCCGACGAATCGTCACCGCAGAAGGCTGCAGCTCCGCAACACACGATAAACAGGCAATGCTACGGTGTTCTTCTGCGCTTACCTTGGGACGCAGCTTCAGGAAACACTGATCGAGAGGACCCCAGCAGAGGAAGAACGCGAAAGCCAAACCACCCACCTTCAGGCCGGCTTGCTTCGCAAACTGACAAGAACAATAACAAGACAGAACTAGACGACCGATAAGACTTCAGACACGCCAGAGGCAACGCTTCTCGTGAATTTAACCTCGATGCCCGGTAGATAAAATGGAGCGCAACCCCCTCTCAGAGAAACATGGCTGTTTCTCTCTACGTACTGCGCGTCATCACAAGCACTACTGAGCGGCAAATCCAACAGGAACATCAAACAAATCGACGTCTGAACAATGGAAGACGCGGAATAGTGTTCACGCGGTAACTGAGCTTTCTGATAGCCAACAGCCAGTCCGACAAAAGCACACCACCACGACTCAAGAAAATGTGTAGCAGAGGCTAACGTGGCCTTTCACGACATGTCCATCACACATCTCACGAAATATTTGTTCTTCGTCTCCAGAAAAAAAAGTTCTTCCTCTACCCCAAGCCCGCCTAACAAGCCCCCTCGATTTGGGGAGCCCGGGTGAAAACATATCACAGCCAGCCCACAGAACATGCCGTGCAAATCCGGATGCTTCCATGCACTTTCTCAGATGGCGCGCGGGCTCACATGCCGTCGGGCAGGAAGGGTGGATGGTACAATAACTCTCTCAGGTATTCCCTCTAAGGGCACACAAGTTTCTCTTCCTGCCATCGGAAACCGAGTAGCCAGCCCCCCCGCTTCACCCCTAACCGCTCTCCCCCCCTTCCTGTCCTCTTTGCTAGCGTTCACAGTTGCCTTGCACGCACCCAGTCACTTGTGCAGATGTATCTTGCGACCTGGTGAACGTTCAAACATCTTATGCGTGATACTGTCCTTCCTTTGACCGTGCAACATCGGGCGGCGTGACctgtggcgcctgcgccgagtTATGGAACGAGGTACCGTGCACCTGAGTCCACATCCCCCTTGCACCTCCACGTCATCAAAAGTCCTGCGATCCATCCACTCTGTATCATGCGCTGATGGCGTTTAAGAAGAACGAGTTGACTCATCTCACCGGTAcactcgccctccgcgccataGGGTAACACTGTAACCAACCTACGGTGGCAACGGCGTGCGCACAGACTATCACCGTTATATCACCAAAACACCGTCAGatgtttctttttcttcgctccCGCATCACTTGTCGAGAAAAACTTACGAAGAAACGACCCCAGCTGCTATCCCCGAGGATTCTTAGGGCTGTTGAAGGTCTGTTGTTGCAGTTGTAGTGGTAGCCAGGGGGAGTCTGGTACCCAACACGAGAAAAAATGTGTGTCTCTCGGCCTGTGTATGGCAGATGAGCGCCAACGGTCTTTCGTGCAGGATGCAAAGAGGGCGAGCATTCCAGCGCCGCCTTGATGGCAGGCGATTCGAGTGCCGTAACCTCTGCGGACTGCATGTTGACCGGCAAGGGGTTCCTGGTTTCGGAGAAAGCCGCAGATCTAAATAGTGCGGAAAAAGGCACCAAAAGGTGTACTCTCTTTTGTGACCAAGACACTTTTCAatggaagaagagaaacggAATAGCACAGACGGCTCACAGAGGCCCCGAAATGTCTCGACTATAGAAACGCCCCCTGCGACTGATCGCCAACAGAACGGAAGGAAGCGTGCTGGGACACGAAATATAAAATGCAGTCCAGCTCTTTTCAAGATAAACTATCTTTACAACCGAGAGGAGGATAAAAGAGGGATTCGGCGTCGTGTTCCTTCCCGTGCTGCGCCAGCATTTCCTCAAGCGGAACCATGGTACCGGGGGCACatccgcgcatgcagttcGTGTCGGTTGTGAGAAGCTCGTTTCCAAAGATTGCGGAGGAAGGGCAGCCCTTTCATGTAGAGTCTAACGCGCAGCCAAATGCTAGTGGCTACCTCTTTCTGCAGGAGAAACAATGTGGAGGGTCTGCGGAATTCCCGCAGATTCACAACTCTAGGGAGGAAAACACTCGAGATTGGGCGTGATCCACATCTGTGCTGTACTGCCCTTCCTTCGGTTGCGGCGCACTGCGACCGCCAGtattcgccgccgctgcaccAGTCGAATCACCAAGGCGCACGGAGCTTTATGTAAATCGTTGCACGAATCCAAAAGGCCAGAGTATTTGTATGAAGCCAGCACTATCCCCCCCTATTTAACTGGTGTCGTTGTTCGATGCCGCTCCTTCCCCAACGGGCCGCGGCAGAGTCGAAGGACGCGTCGTTTGCGCCCTTTTGGCCCTGTGCAAGCTCCGGGGATCCGCAGAGTTAGCCCTCTATCTGGCGCGTTGGCGAGTGCGTTGCGGTCGGGCTTTCGTAGTGTGCCGAGTCACACTGCGCGAAACCGCTGCTAAGCTGAATGGAGGTGGCAAATTGCTCGTCTCAAATAGCGACTTCTCAGTTCATTGCCTGCGGGCACCGGATTCCTCGATGATCCTAAGGCACCACCTAGAGCGATTCTCAACTATTTCTTCGTAACTACGACTAGAACCACCCGCCCCTCTATGGGAAAGGAAAACGCCGAACGCAAATTTGCGACGTCAACCCTGACCCGGCAGCTGTGCCGTTGCTCATTGAAGAACGTTGAAGTGCGTGGCAACACAGCACCTACGCTTGACGGCACGAGTTAAGAAAGAAGCAAGTTATATGATGGATGACCTTGGTCCCCATGGTGAGCAAAAAATTCCAGCAAGCAGGGCCCCCTACCTCTGCATATGTCTTGTCTGCATTTCGCATCAGTCAGATCTGGAGAAAAGCAGTGATACTCTTCCCTCGAACTGAGGAGAGACCGCGAAGGTTTTCTCATAGATAATACTACATAGGATGATAAAACGACCCGCAGAGTACAGCCGCCGCTTCAGCCGTGTACTGCGCGAGCATCCAGGCGACACGAGGGTATGCGACGGCATAGCCGAGGCAGCCACAGCCTTCTCATACCCTTTTATTGATCGCAGTGCATTCTACAGCAGAATTCATTGTTTCAGCATCCTCCAGTGAAGGGACTATGAGAGTTTCGTTAGGCCATACCTAACATGAAAACGAAGGTACTGAGATGGACGGGCCCTGCTGTGCAGAACGTATCCCCATTCTTGCATGATCAGTTACGCAGGAAAGCAGACACGTACATACATGCGCATATGCTTGCTGAGGCGGTTTCCGGTCAGCATAACGTCAAGCTGTCAATGAACAAAAACTCACTaccacatatgtatatatacatatgtatggCTAGGAATATAACGACAGGAGCCCATGTTGCTGCACCGAATACCAAATTACAAATAATGGGCTTTCGCGCTCCCTGGCAGCCACACATAGAAGACATTAGAACATAGTAAATACGTTCCCTCTGC
This DNA window, taken from Besnoitia besnoiti strain Bb-Ger1 chromosome III, whole genome shotgun sequence, encodes the following:
- a CDS encoding hypothetical protein (encoded by transcript BESB_048650) — its product is MQSAEVTALESPAIKAALECSPSLHPARKTVGAHLPYTGRETHIFSRVGYQTPPGYHYNCNNRPSTALRILGDSSWGRFFFAKQAGLKVGGLAFAFFLCWGPLDQCFLKLRPKQRERREKMASA